A part of Eubacterium sp. AB3007 genomic DNA contains:
- a CDS encoding ABC transporter permease — translation MIGEKKVSWTVKLIVIVACIAVLFAMNMLTDGKFLQPSNLKTIAVNASVPTFTAWAFVFIFASGFIDLSLGAVIVLAANVAGTVGNSLGYPGLVISGMVAGVLLMTLNFTVFQVTKIPSWIAGLGLTMVYEAISSFYSEQRLNMGLRVVELESAYRSLGRAPLAFVVVIIGLIVAYILYNRTTIGLDIRAMGDNQAVARNMGIKLGRTVILSGVVAGVFVGSAAFMKESFAGTVNAVTGLASLSQTFQPLAAALLSQALAKHINIIVAVIASTLFVMAIFNFLTLMNVPSGTWQETVLGISVIIFGVLANRNTKEVVK, via the coding sequence GTGATAGGCGAAAAAAAGGTCAGCTGGACTGTTAAGCTCATCGTTATCGTCGCGTGCATCGCTGTTCTGTTCGCGATGAACATGCTGACAGATGGGAAATTCCTCCAGCCATCCAATCTGAAGACCATCGCGGTGAACGCATCGGTACCGACCTTCACGGCATGGGCCTTTGTCTTCATCTTTGCCAGTGGCTTCATCGATCTTTCTCTCGGAGCTGTCATCGTACTGGCTGCCAACGTGGCGGGCACAGTGGGAAATTCCCTTGGGTATCCCGGTCTCGTGATCAGTGGAATGGTGGCAGGCGTGCTCCTCATGACACTGAACTTTACCGTCTTCCAGGTCACCAAGATCCCTTCCTGGATCGCAGGTCTTGGACTGACGATGGTATACGAGGCAATTTCCTCATTCTACTCCGAACAAAGATTAAATATGGGACTCCGTGTCGTTGAACTGGAGTCTGCGTACCGCTCTCTGGGCCGCGCACCGCTGGCCTTCGTAGTGGTCATCATTGGACTTATCGTAGCATACATCCTGTACAACCGTACGACCATCGGCCTGGACATCCGCGCCATGGGTGACAATCAGGCGGTCGCTCGGAATATGGGTATCAAACTGGGCAGGACCGTCATCCTCTCTGGTGTCGTAGCAGGCGTGTTCGTCGGCTCCGCCGCTTTCATGAAGGAGAGTTTTGCGGGTACCGTGAACGCTGTTACCGGTCTGGCAAGTCTGTCGCAGACATTCCAGCCGCTGGCTGCCGCACTCCTGTCTCAGGCACTTGCGAAGCACATCAACATCATCGTCGCAGTCATCGCAAGTACACTGTTCGTTATGGCTATCTTCAACTTCCTGACGCTGATGAACGTTCCGTCAGGAACCTGGCAGGAGACCGTTCTGGGTATTTCCGTCATCATCTTCGGTGTCCTGGCTAACCGGAACACAAAGGAGGTCGTGAAGTAA
- a CDS encoding DNA polymerase III subunit alpha, with translation MAFTHLHVHTEYSLLDGAARIKDIVARAKELGMDSLAITDHGAMFGVIEFYKECRKQGIHPVIGCEVYTAARGMLDKDPDKDKYQGHLVLLAESNEGYRNLIKIVSQGYTKGLYYKPRIDKDVLRSHSKGIIALSACLAGRVQYRLLNGDYEGAKREALEMQDIFGEDNFFLELQDQGLPEEKRINPELIRLSEETGIRMVCTNDVHYVNQEDAEAHEILLCIQTATNIHDERRMRFATDQFYLKSEEEMREIFGDIPGILENTYEIAHRCQVEFKFGEYHIPEFAPPEGETTQSYLRRLCAEGLEGRYQEVTDELRERLDYELTVIESMGYVEYFLIVWDFINYAKSHGIVVGPGRGSAAGSLVAYCLHITDIDPIRYGLIFERFLNPERVSMPDIDVDFCIERRGEVIDYVKRKYGEDNVSQIITFGTMKAKAVVRDVARALDLSYADGDRIAKAIPFDLKMTIDKALEMSPDLAAMYREDENVHKVIDMSRKLEGMPRHASTHAAGVVISRLPLDEYVPLYMSDKGVATQFNMTTVEELGLLKMDFLGLRNLTVIRDALAMIRENHNVTVDFSQMGYDDPAIYEMISAGNTDGIFQLESGGMTSFMQNLKPSCFEDVVAGISLYRPGPMDSIPKYIENKKHPEKIQYVTPELADILDVTYGCLVYQEQVMQIVRDLAGYSYGRSDLVRRAMSKKKFEEMMREKEYFINGKVAEDGTVEIPGCIRNGISREAAEAIFADMETFAQYAFNKSHAAAYAVVAFETGWLKKYYPAEFMAALLSSVMGDTAQTSRYIRNCESMGIHVLPPDINVSTRKYTVVDGNIRFGLRGVKNVGDGAIEEIIRARQEHGAPGDIFRFIDNLDVSLVNKKAMESLIKAGALDSLNPNRAAHLAVYEQLMTARQNDARKNIAGQISLFQISSAEMNEADTTGKLPDVKNFDSRILLGLEKEMLGIYISGHPLDEYADKIRRYATVSSRDLAATVRPETEEDGSIAEGGFEGGDRTGKRLWDGKVVTMGGMIEGKKNLITKNNKMMAFIDLEDLEGVTEVIVFPNVYDRCRDVLFEDSVIAVRGKLNFKEGEVPKLLADNIVPLEEAEDVTRNEGRRDGAKRPAQDYVSPEPSAPRQKAHAPTGPMVKIRIPAGIDETEALYTLEGMFRVNLGDTPVLVYLQDGKIVRSNTQVKVSESLLGRLTELAGEDNVKVTGVEA, from the coding sequence ATGGCATTTACACATTTGCATGTACATACGGAATACAGCCTGTTGGATGGGGCGGCAAGGATCAAGGACATCGTGGCCCGGGCGAAGGAGCTGGGGATGGATTCTCTGGCCATCACCGACCACGGGGCCATGTTCGGTGTCATCGAGTTCTACAAGGAATGCCGCAAGCAGGGCATCCATCCGGTGATTGGCTGCGAGGTCTATACCGCTGCCCGGGGGATGCTGGACAAGGATCCGGATAAGGATAAGTATCAGGGGCATCTGGTACTTCTGGCAGAGTCCAACGAGGGCTACCGGAATCTAATCAAGATCGTTTCCCAGGGGTACACCAAAGGGCTTTACTACAAGCCCCGTATCGACAAGGACGTACTTCGGTCACACAGTAAGGGGATCATCGCCCTTTCTGCCTGCCTGGCGGGCAGGGTGCAGTATCGTCTACTGAATGGAGACTACGAGGGAGCCAAACGGGAAGCCTTGGAGATGCAGGATATTTTCGGTGAGGATAACTTTTTCCTGGAACTGCAGGATCAGGGCCTTCCGGAAGAGAAACGTATCAATCCGGAGCTGATCCGTCTGTCGGAGGAGACAGGGATCCGCATGGTCTGCACCAATGACGTTCACTACGTGAACCAGGAGGATGCGGAAGCCCATGAGATCCTGCTTTGTATCCAGACCGCTACCAACATCCATGACGAACGGCGCATGCGGTTCGCGACTGACCAGTTTTATCTAAAGAGCGAGGAGGAGATGAGGGAGATCTTCGGGGACATCCCGGGGATCCTGGAAAACACCTACGAGATCGCCCACCGGTGCCAGGTGGAGTTCAAGTTCGGGGAATATCACATCCCGGAGTTTGCTCCGCCGGAAGGGGAGACCACCCAGAGTTACCTGAGAAGGCTTTGTGCAGAGGGGCTGGAGGGCCGCTACCAGGAGGTTACCGATGAGCTTCGGGAACGACTGGACTACGAGCTTACCGTGATCGAATCCATGGGTTATGTAGAGTATTTCCTCATCGTCTGGGATTTCATCAACTACGCCAAGAGCCATGGCATCGTGGTGGGGCCGGGGAGAGGGTCTGCAGCCGGAAGCCTGGTGGCCTACTGCCTTCACATCACCGATATCGATCCCATCCGGTATGGCCTGATCTTTGAGCGTTTTCTGAACCCGGAGAGGGTGAGCATGCCGGATATCGATGTGGACTTCTGTATCGAACGGCGAGGCGAGGTTATTGACTATGTCAAGAGAAAGTACGGGGAGGATAACGTCTCACAGATCATCACCTTCGGCACCATGAAAGCCAAGGCGGTGGTGCGTGACGTGGCTCGGGCGCTGGATCTCAGTTACGCCGATGGGGACAGGATCGCCAAGGCCATCCCCTTCGATCTGAAGATGACCATCGACAAAGCTCTGGAAATGAGTCCGGATCTTGCGGCAATGTACCGGGAGGATGAAAACGTCCACAAGGTCATCGACATGTCTCGAAAACTGGAGGGCATGCCCCGGCATGCCTCTACTCACGCGGCAGGCGTGGTGATCTCCCGGTTGCCTTTGGATGAGTACGTCCCGCTTTACATGAGTGATAAGGGGGTGGCTACCCAGTTCAACATGACCACTGTGGAGGAACTGGGGCTGCTGAAGATGGACTTTCTCGGTCTTCGTAACCTGACGGTGATTCGGGATGCCCTGGCCATGATCCGGGAGAATCACAATGTCACAGTGGATTTTTCGCAAATGGGATATGATGACCCCGCAATCTACGAGATGATCAGCGCCGGCAATACCGACGGTATCTTCCAGCTGGAAAGTGGAGGCATGACCAGTTTCATGCAGAATCTGAAGCCCAGCTGTTTTGAGGACGTGGTGGCAGGGATCTCCCTGTACCGGCCTGGCCCCATGGATTCCATTCCGAAGTATATCGAAAACAAAAAGCATCCGGAGAAGATCCAGTATGTGACCCCAGAACTTGCAGATATCCTGGACGTGACCTACGGTTGCCTGGTCTACCAGGAGCAGGTCATGCAGATCGTACGTGATCTGGCGGGGTACAGTTATGGTCGTTCCGATCTGGTGCGCCGTGCCATGAGTAAGAAGAAATTCGAAGAAATGATGCGGGAGAAGGAGTACTTTATCAATGGCAAGGTGGCGGAGGACGGCACCGTGGAGATTCCGGGCTGCATTCGAAACGGTATCAGCCGGGAGGCGGCAGAGGCGATCTTTGCGGACATGGAGACGTTCGCCCAGTACGCCTTCAACAAGTCCCACGCGGCGGCTTACGCAGTGGTAGCCTTTGAGACCGGATGGCTGAAGAAATACTACCCGGCGGAGTTTATGGCGGCACTGCTTTCCAGCGTCATGGGAGATACCGCCCAGACTTCCCGGTACATCCGCAACTGCGAGTCCATGGGAATCCATGTTCTCCCGCCAGATATCAACGTCAGCACCCGGAAGTACACCGTGGTGGATGGCAACATACGGTTCGGCCTGCGGGGGGTGAAGAACGTGGGCGATGGGGCCATCGAGGAGATCATCCGCGCGCGGCAGGAACACGGTGCTCCCGGAGATATTTTCCGGTTTATTGATAACCTGGATGTGAGTCTGGTAAACAAAAAGGCCATGGAGAGCCTGATCAAGGCAGGAGCTCTGGATTCTCTGAACCCCAATCGGGCGGCCCACCTGGCCGTCTATGAGCAGTTGATGACGGCACGCCAGAATGATGCACGTAAGAACATAGCCGGACAGATCTCCCTTTTCCAGATCAGCAGTGCGGAGATGAATGAGGCAGATACCACCGGCAAGCTGCCGGATGTGAAGAATTTTGACAGCCGAATCCTGCTGGGGCTGGAAAAGGAGATGCTTGGCATCTACATCAGCGGACATCCTCTGGACGAATACGCGGATAAGATCCGTCGCTATGCTACGGTCTCCAGCCGGGATCTGGCGGCGACCGTCCGTCCTGAGACAGAGGAGGACGGGAGCATCGCGGAGGGCGGTTTCGAAGGCGGTGACCGAACGGGCAAGAGGCTTTGGGATGGCAAGGTGGTCACCATGGGTGGCATGATCGAAGGTAAGAAGAACCTCATCACAAAGAATAACAAGATGATGGCGTTCATCGATCTGGAAGATCTGGAGGGGGTCACCGAGGTGATCGTATTCCCTAACGTGTATGACCGCTGCCGGGATGTACTGTTCGAGGACAGCGTCATCGCCGTGCGCGGCAAGTTGAATTTCAAGGAGGGCGAGGTTCCTAAACTGCTGGCGGATAACATCGTGCCTCTGGAGGAAGCCGAGGATGTGACCCGTAATGAGGGCAGGCGGGATGGTGCTAAGAGGCCGGCGCAGGATTATGTTTCTCCAGAACCATCTGCGCCGCGGCAGAAAGCCCACGCACCCACCGGACCCATGGTGAAGATCAGGATCCCTGCAGGCATCGATGAGACCGAGGCGCTCTATACCCTGGAAGGGATGTTCCGGGTCAACCTGGGGGATACACCGGTATTGGTCTACCTACAGGATGGAAAGATCGTGAGAAGCAACACGCAAGTGAAGGTGTCGGAGTCGCTACTGGGCCGGTTGACCGAGCTTGCAGGAGAAGATAACGTGAAGGTGACAGGAGTAGAAGCATGA
- the pfkA gene encoding 6-phosphofructokinase, with protein MKKIGVLTSGGDAPGMNAAVRAVVRCGIEAGMEVYGIERGYAGLLEGEIRQMERRSVGDILQRGGTILKTARSEKFTTEEGQERAMTVLDTFGINDLVTIGGDGTLRGAIDLARRGVRVMHLPGTIDNDVAYTDETIGFDTAVETVLDAISKIRDTSSSHQRTTIIEVMGRHCGDIALYAGLTGGAESILIPEIEYDINDISRKIVMGRNAGKLHSIIIKAEGANVDSQELAKTIEAKTDRETRVVVLSYLQRGGSPTMRDRLLATLTAAKAIDLLAEDSESKAIGTQDGKIVPIDLFDAGKMKREPDMDMYNLIEVLAK; from the coding sequence ATGAAGAAAATCGGAGTATTGACTAGCGGGGGAGACGCCCCAGGCATGAACGCAGCCGTCAGAGCGGTAGTAAGGTGCGGCATCGAAGCCGGCATGGAGGTCTATGGGATAGAACGAGGGTATGCGGGTCTTTTGGAAGGGGAGATCCGGCAGATGGAACGTCGGTCCGTGGGGGACATCCTACAGCGGGGCGGCACCATTTTGAAAACTGCCAGAAGCGAGAAATTCACTACAGAAGAAGGACAGGAGCGGGCCATGACGGTGCTGGACACCTTCGGTATCAACGACCTGGTGACCATCGGCGGAGACGGTACCCTGCGAGGGGCCATTGATCTGGCCAGGCGCGGGGTGCGGGTCATGCATCTTCCCGGTACTATCGATAACGATGTGGCTTATACGGATGAGACCATCGGTTTTGATACGGCGGTAGAGACGGTGCTGGATGCCATCAGCAAGATCCGGGACACCTCTTCCTCCCACCAGAGGACAACGATCATTGAGGTCATGGGACGTCACTGCGGCGACATTGCTTTGTACGCGGGTCTCACCGGTGGAGCTGAGAGCATCCTGATCCCGGAGATCGAGTATGACATCAACGACATCTCCCGCAAGATCGTCATGGGACGAAATGCCGGCAAGCTCCACAGCATCATCATCAAGGCGGAGGGTGCCAATGTCGATTCTCAGGAGCTGGCGAAGACCATCGAGGCGAAGACAGACCGGGAAACCAGAGTGGTGGTTTTGTCCTATCTGCAGCGAGGCGGTTCTCCTACCATGCGGGATCGGTTACTGGCGACATTGACGGCGGCCAAAGCCATCGACCTCCTGGCGGAGGACTCGGAAAGCAAAGCCATCGGCACCCAGGATGGGAAGATCGTGCCGATCGATCTTTTTGATGCCGGTAAGATGAAGAGAGAACCGGACATGGATATGTATAATCTGATCGAGGTGCTTGCCAAGTGA
- a CDS encoding substrate-binding domain-containing protein — MMKKFLSVALCIAVAMVFMVGCGGNSSSGGGEEQSGGDENKAYTIGYNNFGVGAYPLDLNEKETTYAIETAGSKVKVANDNFTVDNVITDVKNLISAGVDGVVVWCAADTLYNSLNDLMTSSKEPFALGDKYPTSEDTIKKFQENEYFAGAVSTDDTKTGAAIADRAWEDGHKTALIVAAAVGDTNHDARVKGFTKHYEELGGKVLGTVRCADPSEAVQKSGDLLAAHKDADCVYGTGGDYSNGALSAMESAGLKMPVYGTDVDPNVIKAIKDGRISAANGGAGTYCGTFASLLLINYLDGHPIKDENGKAPATKGVNTIMITKDNVNDFEENWINNEIFSEEELQSLLYRYNPKVTWADYEKMIEDYTFEKRMEAKKASK; from the coding sequence ATGATGAAGAAATTTCTGAGTGTTGCTCTGTGTATCGCAGTTGCAATGGTCTTCATGGTCGGATGCGGCGGAAACAGCAGCTCCGGTGGTGGAGAAGAGCAGTCTGGTGGAGACGAAAACAAGGCTTATACCATCGGTTACAACAACTTCGGTGTTGGCGCTTATCCGTTGGACCTGAACGAGAAGGAAACCACTTATGCCATTGAGACCGCTGGTTCCAAGGTCAAGGTTGCCAATGATAACTTCACAGTTGACAACGTGATCACTGACGTTAAGAACCTGATCTCTGCAGGCGTTGATGGCGTAGTTGTATGGTGCGCTGCTGACACTCTGTACAACTCCCTGAATGATCTGATGACCTCCTCCAAGGAGCCTTTCGCTCTGGGCGACAAGTATCCTACCAGTGAGGACACTATCAAGAAGTTCCAGGAGAACGAGTACTTCGCAGGTGCCGTTTCCACAGACGACACCAAGACTGGTGCTGCCATCGCTGACAGAGCATGGGAAGATGGACACAAGACCGCGCTGATCGTAGCTGCTGCTGTTGGTGACACCAACCACGATGCAAGAGTCAAGGGATTCACCAAGCACTATGAGGAGCTGGGTGGTAAGGTTCTGGGTACCGTAAGATGTGCCGATCCTTCCGAGGCTGTTCAGAAGTCCGGTGACCTGCTGGCTGCACACAAGGATGCTGACTGCGTATACGGTACTGGCGGCGACTACTCCAACGGTGCTCTGAGCGCTATGGAGTCCGCTGGACTGAAGATGCCGGTTTACGGAACTGACGTAGACCCGAACGTCATCAAGGCGATCAAGGACGGAAGAATCTCCGCTGCCAACGGTGGTGCCGGAACTTACTGCGGAACCTTCGCCTCCCTGCTCCTGATCAACTACCTGGATGGACATCCGATCAAGGACGAGAATGGTAAGGCTCCTGCAACCAAGGGCGTGAACACCATCATGATCACCAAGGACAACGTAAACGACTTCGAAGAGAACTGGATCAATAATGAGATCTTCTCCGAGGAAGAGCTGCAGAGCCTGCTCTACAGATATAACCCGAAAGTTACCTGGGCTGATTACGAGAAGATGATCGAGGACTACACCTTCGAGAAGAGAATGGAAGCCAAGAAAGCCTCCAAGTAG
- a CDS encoding NUDIX domain-containing protein, with the protein MEYLDLYDITRQKTGHTLERGTPTPEGEYRLVVHVCIFHPDGRMLIQRRQSDSIPWPCRWDVSVGGNAITGDTSQTAIRRELREELGIDHDFTGVRPVMTANFPEGFDDFYTLTMALDPSELTLQAEEVSAVRWATRDEIMEMVDNGLFIPYDKGLLQYLFFLKDHRGCW; encoded by the coding sequence ATGGAATATCTGGACCTTTACGATATCACCCGGCAGAAGACTGGCCACACACTGGAACGCGGCACCCCTACTCCGGAGGGAGAGTACCGGCTGGTGGTGCACGTCTGCATCTTTCATCCGGATGGGCGCATGCTGATCCAGCGCAGGCAGTCCGACTCGATCCCCTGGCCCTGCCGATGGGACGTGAGTGTAGGTGGAAACGCTATCACAGGAGACACCAGCCAGACTGCCATCCGGAGGGAACTCAGGGAAGAACTGGGCATTGACCACGACTTTACCGGCGTGCGCCCGGTCATGACTGCCAACTTCCCAGAGGGCTTCGATGACTTCTACACCCTTACCATGGCCCTGGATCCCTCCGAACTGACACTACAGGCAGAAGAGGTCAGCGCAGTTCGCTGGGCCACCAGGGACGAGATCATGGAGATGGTGGATAACGGCCTCTTCATCCCCTATGACAAAGGCCTTCTCCAGTACCTGTTTTTCCTGAAAGATCACCGGGGCTGCTGGTAA
- a CDS encoding sugar ABC transporter ATP-binding protein, with translation MSSEYIFEARGLNKHFGPTHANKDIDFFLKPGEVRGLAGENGSGKSTLLSQIAGIYSSDTGTMKKNGETYEPISPLYAQQHGVSIVVQELGCIGDLPAGVNVFLGRTSNFAKFGIINMRKIFQEANAILEKWGMPQVPLGKNAKHMNVEVRKIVEIARALSTDPDILILDEVTQALAQDNRKKLHALIENFKSMGRSVILITHDLEEMMEICDTISILRDGELIETVESKTLDEDSLKSKMVGRSLEGEYYRSDKEATRGDKKILSVEGISTASGLQDVSFDVYAGEIVGLAGLSDAGIHEVGKAVYGLDHLTSGKVTLVQDNFEIKQANQAWTHRVGYVPKDRDNEALMLHASIRENFSMSSVPEMRGSLGFLSNKKLDQVSTDAREQFMVKSVGIRQEIDALSGGNKQKVNMGRWLLKDLQLFVVDCPTRGVDVGVKAYLYQCLKDAKAAGLAILLITDELPEAIGMSDRILVMKNGKITGEVSRSDGLSEEAIVQVMI, from the coding sequence ATGAGCAGCGAATATATTTTCGAGGCAAGAGGCCTGAACAAGCACTTCGGACCGACGCACGCCAACAAGGACATTGATTTCTTTCTGAAACCAGGAGAAGTCAGAGGCCTGGCAGGCGAGAACGGCTCCGGAAAATCCACACTGCTGTCACAGATCGCAGGTATCTACAGCAGTGACACCGGTACCATGAAAAAGAACGGAGAAACCTACGAACCCATCAGCCCGCTTTATGCACAGCAGCATGGCGTTTCCATCGTCGTACAGGAGCTGGGCTGCATCGGCGATCTTCCGGCAGGTGTCAACGTCTTCCTTGGCAGAACGAGCAATTTTGCCAAGTTCGGTATCATCAACATGAGGAAGATCTTCCAGGAAGCCAATGCGATCCTGGAGAAATGGGGCATGCCCCAGGTACCTCTGGGCAAAAATGCCAAGCACATGAACGTGGAGGTTCGTAAGATCGTGGAGATCGCGAGAGCTCTTTCCACTGATCCTGACATCCTGATCCTGGATGAGGTCACACAGGCCCTGGCACAGGACAATCGTAAGAAACTCCACGCACTGATCGAGAACTTCAAGTCCATGGGACGGTCCGTCATCCTGATTACCCACGATCTGGAGGAGATGATGGAGATCTGCGATACCATCTCAATCCTGAGAGATGGTGAGCTCATCGAAACGGTCGAAAGCAAGACACTGGATGAGGACAGCCTGAAGAGCAAGATGGTCGGAAGAAGCCTGGAGGGTGAATACTACAGAAGTGACAAGGAAGCCACTAGAGGCGACAAGAAGATCCTGTCTGTGGAAGGGATCTCCACGGCCAGTGGACTGCAGGATGTGTCCTTCGATGTGTACGCCGGTGAGATCGTAGGTCTGGCAGGTCTGTCCGATGCCGGTATCCACGAGGTAGGAAAGGCTGTATACGGACTGGATCATCTGACATCCGGTAAGGTCACTCTGGTACAGGACAACTTTGAGATCAAGCAGGCGAACCAGGCATGGACCCACAGAGTAGGGTACGTACCGAAAGATAGAGATAACGAGGCGCTGATGCTGCACGCATCCATCCGGGAGAACTTCTCCATGAGTTCTGTTCCGGAGATGAGAGGCAGCCTGGGATTCCTCAGCAACAAGAAACTGGATCAGGTATCCACGGATGCCAGAGAACAGTTCATGGTCAAGTCTGTAGGCATCCGTCAGGAGATCGACGCACTGTCCGGAGGAAACAAGCAGAAGGTCAACATGGGCCGCTGGCTCCTGAAAGACCTGCAGCTGTTCGTGGTAGACTGTCCGACCCGAGGCGTAGACGTAGGCGTCAAAGCCTACCTGTACCAGTGCCTGAAGGATGCGAAGGCGGCAGGACTTGCGATCCTGCTGATCACGGACGAGCTGCCCGAGGCGATCGGTATGTCCGACCGGATCCTGGTCATGAAGAACGGAAAAATTACTGGTGAAGTATCGCGAAGCGACGGGCTGAGCGAGGAAGCGATCGTGCAGGTGATGATATAA
- a CDS encoding ABC transporter permease yields MKNMFSSGKIQLIDVLPVVALVVLLVVFGITSGGMLFSSFNIQSVIRDSIPVILGGLGVIFVIATGGCDLSIGAVAAVAATVGAYYGSQYGAGLTIVIALLIGLVSGTFLGFIVSRCHVSSFMASLALLMGLRGFLNVCNVTWEQVYLPDSLLFINGFGPALAITIILIAIIAFVFEKTSFGYYCKGMGENENTMKSIGVNTAKVRHFAFIISGVMAAIMGLLLIAATGGSSSTLGNFMEMKVQMGVFLGGVLVSGGMRSKIYKLIFGALSITVIVNGLTLSGASSAMTELAEGIILMVILYLTIQLAGHSNLFKFKKKDEEEAEAAA; encoded by the coding sequence ATGAAAAACATGTTTAGCAGTGGAAAAATCCAATTGATCGACGTGCTTCCAGTCGTTGCACTTGTTGTACTGCTGGTCGTGTTCGGTATCACTTCAGGAGGCATGCTGTTCTCCTCCTTCAATATCCAGTCTGTGATCCGCGATTCCATTCCGGTCATCCTGGGTGGTCTGGGTGTCATTTTTGTCATCGCCACCGGCGGATGCGATCTGTCAATCGGTGCTGTCGCAGCGGTAGCAGCCACCGTAGGTGCCTACTACGGCTCTCAGTATGGTGCAGGGCTGACCATCGTCATTGCCCTCCTGATCGGACTGGTTTCCGGAACTTTCCTGGGATTCATCGTATCCAGATGTCACGTTAGTTCTTTCATGGCATCTCTGGCTCTTCTGATGGGGCTGCGTGGATTCCTGAACGTCTGTAACGTGACCTGGGAGCAGGTCTATCTGCCAGACAGCCTGCTGTTCATCAACGGGTTCGGTCCGGCACTGGCCATTACCATTATCCTGATCGCGATCATCGCGTTCGTCTTTGAAAAGACGAGTTTCGGGTATTACTGCAAGGGTATGGGCGAGAACGAGAACACCATGAAGAGCATCGGCGTCAACACCGCTAAGGTTCGCCACTTCGCGTTCATCATATCTGGCGTCATGGCCGCTATCATGGGTCTTCTCCTGATCGCTGCCACAGGTGGATCTTCCTCCACACTGGGGAACTTCATGGAAATGAAGGTTCAGATGGGCGTCTTCCTGGGAGGTGTTCTGGTCAGCGGCGGTATGCGTTCCAAGATCTACAAGCTGATCTTTGGTGCGCTGTCCATCACCGTCATCGTCAATGGACTGACCCTCAGCGGTGCCAGCTCCGCTATGACAGAACTGGCCGAGGGAATCATCCTGATGGTGATCCTGTATCTGACCATCCAGCTGGCGGGCCACAGCAACCTGTTCAAGTTCAAAAAGAAGGACGAAGAAGAAGCAGAAGCAGCTGCCTAG
- a CDS encoding flavodoxin domain-containing protein — translation MSKTAVIYYSKYGTTRRYAEWIASELGAELFDARKFKKKDLSRFDTIVYGGGIYAGGIKGIELITKNWYKGLSEKRVIVFAVGITVESEACREQCLEVNFEKRFVTDAAEDAGRDSGQFALGELLKEKRMPIRCFFLPGAFDPGQIRGMDKAIMAVTRKMIGSGAHGDSVDGAIAKYMQQGCDLVDRAAIAPVVQAAME, via the coding sequence GTGAGTAAGACAGCGGTTATCTATTATTCTAAATACGGGACCACTCGCCGGTACGCGGAGTGGATCGCCTCCGAGCTGGGGGCTGAGTTGTTTGATGCCCGGAAATTCAAGAAGAAAGACCTGTCCCGCTTCGATACCATTGTCTATGGCGGCGGGATCTATGCCGGGGGCATCAAGGGCATTGAACTGATCACAAAGAACTGGTACAAGGGGCTTTCCGAGAAACGCGTCATCGTATTTGCGGTGGGGATCACGGTGGAGAGCGAAGCCTGCCGGGAGCAGTGCCTGGAAGTGAATTTTGAGAAACGGTTTGTGACCGATGCTGCGGAAGATGCGGGGCGCGACAGCGGTCAGTTCGCGCTGGGCGAACTTCTGAAGGAGAAGAGGATGCCCATCCGGTGCTTTTTCCTGCCGGGAGCCTTTGATCCCGGCCAGATCCGAGGGATGGACAAAGCCATCATGGCAGTGACCCGCAAGATGATCGGCAGCGGAGCCCATGGCGATAGCGTAGACGGCGCCATCGCAAAGTACATGCAGCAGGGCTGTGATCTGGTGGATCGGGCAGCCATCGCGCCGGTGGTGCAAGCGGCAATGGAATAA